A single genomic interval of Hevea brasiliensis isolate MT/VB/25A 57/8 chromosome 4, ASM3005281v1, whole genome shotgun sequence harbors:
- the LOC110631760 gene encoding serine/threonine-protein kinase EDR1 codes for MSKMKHLLRKLHIGGAIDDHQRLAETRPVANPSPTATANPLSSSSSSPTGRITAVESAGGDRMAAGDRTCVDFNLLEEEFQVQLALAISASDPNTREDPDSAQIDAAKRISLGCPVAPLTVTDSPVESLSLRYWSYNVVNYNDKVTDGFYDVCGITSNSVIQVQGKMPLLVDLQAITILDNVDYEVVFVNRFVDPELRELERKAYIMSLQCQVSDSLLLSGLVQKLADLVVDRMGGPVGDADEMSTRWTRRCCELRSALNSVILPLGCLDVGLSRHRALLFKVLADKINLPCMLVKGSYYSGTDDGAVNLIKINNESEYIIDLMGAPGTLIPAEVPSSHLPSTGFDVRGFADLTGIPTGSLLLGEGPRDLAVAPNLDRVPLVGSSRTEEALFVGSKTNEPNIGPVEENQAETFGQEFGKLFPSSYKSHENSSGTRRPSAAENTKVENVSKYVITADMNQQDFSEQKVLEQVHLENAHLDDQLHCYSDKLLSRHAQCLIPLTTKDPLNNLRCDTKQGWPAEGPAKQQRETEMNFLKSEVSFPSDTKSEGFIVDDRTSGQLQIGAIRVETVSDNQPGMLGNQIHESFLSSAVNSCQLQPENVLVCDDKQSVKLVETFDSGLHISCNGYSERIQPVLGEVAEWEIPWEDLQIGERIGIGSYGEVYHGDWNGTEVAVKKFLDQDLSGDALVQFKCEAEIMLRLRHPNVVLFMGAVTRPPHLSILTEFLPRGSLYRFLHRPNPQLDEKRRMRMALDVAKGMNYLHTSHPPIVHRDLKSPNLLVDKNWIVKVCDFGMSRMKHHTFLSSKSTAGTPEWMAPEVLRNELANEKCDVYSFGVILWELATCQIPWKGLNPMQVVGAVGFQNKRLEIPEDVDPAIAQIIHDCWQREPHLRPSFSQLISRLRHIQKLRVERT; via the exons ATGTCTAAGATGAAACATCTACTCAGAAAGCTCCATATCGGCGGTGCCATCGATGACCACCAGCGATTGGCTGAGACCCGACCTGTAGCCAACCCAAGCCCCACCGCCACGGCAAACCCTTTGTCTTCATCTTCGTCGTCTCCAACTGGTAGAATTACGGCTGTTGAATCTGCCGGAGGGGATCGGATGGCAGCGGGGGACCGGACTTGTGTGGATTTTAATTTATTGGAAGAGGAGTTTCAGGTTCAATTGGCTCTGGCAATAAGCGCCTCGGATCCGAATACGCGTGAGGATCCCGACTCCGCTCAGATCGATGCTGCCAAGCGGATTAGCCTAGGATGCCCTGTGGCTCCGCTCACCGTTACCGATTCTCCCGTCGAGTCTCTCTCGCTTCGCTATTGG AGCTATAATGTTGTAAATTATAATGATAAAGTGACGGATGGCTTTTATGATGTATGTGGCATTActtcaaattcagtgattcaagttCAAGGGAAGATGCCATTATTAGTGGATCTGCAAGCAATAACAATTTTAGATAATGTTGATTATGAAGTGGTATTTGTAAACCGCTTTGTTGACCCTGAACTTCGAGAACTTGAGAGAAAAGCTTATATCATGTCCCTGCAGTGCCAAGTCTCTGATAGCTTGCTTTTGAGTGGCTTGGTTCAGAAACTTGCTGATCTTGTTGTTGATAGAATGGGTGGTCCAGTTGGTGATGCTGATGAGATGTCAACAAGGTGGACCAGGAGATGTTGTGAGTTACGGAGTGCTCTGAACTCTGTCATTCTTCCCCTCGGATGTCTTGATGTAGGACTTTCACGCCATAGGGCCTTGCTTTTTAAG GTGCTGGCTGATAAAATTAATCTTCCATGTATGCTGGTTAAGGGGAGCTACTATTCTGGCACTGATGATGGAGCCGTAAATTTGATTAAGATTAATAATGAAAG TGAATACATTATTGATCTTATGGGTGCTCCTGGAACACTAATTCCTGCTGAGGTGCCCAGCAGCCATCTCCCAAGCACTGGATTTGATGTAAGGGGCTTTGCTGATCTTACTGGCATTCCCACAGGTTCATTGTTGCTTGGTGAAGGACCCAGGGATCTAGCAGTTGCACCTAATCTAGATAGGGTTCCCCTTGTTGGCAGCTCAAGGACAGAGGAGGCATTATTTGTAGGCAGTAAGACAAATGAACCAAACATAGGCCCGGTTGAAGAAAACCAAGCTGAGACGTTTGGACAAGAGTTTGGAAAGCTTTTTCCATCATCTTACAAATCACATGAAAACTCATCCGGGACCAGAAGGCCATCAGCAGCAGAAAACACCAAAGTAGAAAATGTCTCGAAGTATGTTATCACCGCAG ATATGAATCAGCAAGATTTCAGTGAACAGAAGGTGTTAGAACAAGTCCATCTAGAAAATGCACATCTagatgatcaactccattgttatTCTGATAAGCTCTTGTCAAGACATGCACAGTGTCTCATACCTTTAACTACAAAGGATCCGTTGAACAATCTTAGATGTGATACTAAGCAAGGATGGCCTGCTGAAGGGCCAGCTAAACAACAAAGAGAAACGGAAATGAATTTTCTCAAGTCTGAAGTGTCTTTTCCCTCTGATACTAAAAGTGAGGGTTTTATAGTTGATGATAGAACCAGTGGACAATTGCAGATTGGTGCTATCAGAGTAGAAACTGTTTCTGATAATCAACCAGGAATGCTTGGAAATCAAATACATGAATCATTCTTGTCCTCAGCGGTGAACTCTTGCCAATTACAACCTGAAAATGTCTTAGTCTGTGATGATAAACAGAGTGTGAAGTTGGTTGAAACATTCGACAGTGGTCTACATATTTCGTGTAATGGTTACAGTGAGAGAATTCAACCAGTGCTGGGTGAGGTTGCTGAATGGGAAATCCCATGGGAGGATCTTCAAATTGGTGAACGTATTGGTATTG GTTCATATGGCGAGGTGTACCATGGAGATTGGAATGGCACT GAAGTTGCTGTGAAGAAATTTTTGGACCAAGATTTATCTGGAGATGCATTGGTTCAGTTCAAATGTGAA GCTGAAATCATGTTAAGATTAAGACATCCTAATGTTGTTTTGTTCATGGGCGCCGTTACTCGCCCACCACACCTGTCAATACTGACAGAGTTCCTGCCCAG GGGGAGTTTGTATAGGTTCCTGCATCGTCCCAATCCTCAACTTGATGAAAAGCGGCGAATGCGAATGGCTCTTGATGTG GCCAAGGGAATGAATTACTTGCACACAAGCCATCCTCCCATTGTGCATCGAGACTTAAAGTCCCCCAATCTCCTCGTTGACAAAAACTGGATTGTTAAG GTCTGTGATTTTGGAATGTCACGCATGAAGCACCATACTTTTCTGTCTTCAAAGTCTACTGCTGGAACA CCTGAATGGATGGCACCTGAAGTCCTAAGGAACGAACTAGCAAACGAAAA ATGTGATGTGTATAGTTTTGGTGTGATATTATGGGAGTTGGCCACCTGTCAAATCCCATGGAAAGGCTTGAATCCGATGCAGGTTGTGGGAGCTGTGGGATTCCAAAATAAGCGGCTTGAGATTCCAGAGGATGTTGATCCAGCCATTGCCCAGATAATACACGATTGTTGGCAAAG GGAGCCACACTTACGACCCTCATTTTCACAACTTATATCCCGTCTGCGTCACATTCAAAAGTTACGTGTTGAAAGAACATAG
- the LOC110631751 gene encoding glycine dehydrogenase (decarboxylating), mitochondrial isoform X2, with product MERARRLANRAILKRLVNESKQCNHQGRNESATLLNSSSPVLYSPSRYVTLLSSFASRNPRSGMLLGGKNIVFHNVFAGYYGVGSQVRSISVESLKPSDTFPRRHNSATPEEQSKMAELCGFDNLDSLIDATVPKSIRIDSMKFSKYDEGLTESQMIEHMKKLASKNKVFKSYIGMGYYNTHVPPVILRNIMENPAWYTQYTPYQAEISQGRLESLLNYQTMIADLTGLPMSNASLLDEGTAAAEAMAMCNSILKGKKRTFIVASNCHPQTIDICKTRAEGFDLMVVTMDLKDINYKSGDVCGVLVQYPGTEGEIYDYENFIKNAHANGVKVVMATDLLALTVLKPPGELGADIVVGSAQRFGVPMGYGGPHAAFLATSQEYKRLMPGRIIGVSVDSSGKPALRMAMQTREQHIRRDKATSNICTAQALLANMAAMYAVYHGPEGLKAIAQRVHGLAGAFALGLKKLGTVEVQGLPFFDTVKVKGVNAHAVTDAAYKSEINLRVVDANTITVSFDETTTLEDVDKLFKVFASGKPVPFTAASLASEVQNAIPGELKRDSPFLTHTIFNTYHTEHELLRYIHRLQSKDLSLCHSMIPLGSCTMKLNATSEMMPVTWPNFTDIHPFAPTEQAEGYQEMFNDLGELLCTITGFDSFSLQPNAGAAGEYTGLMVIRAYHKSRGDHHRNVCIIPVSAHGTNPASAAMCGMKIVAVGTDAKGNINIEELRKAAEANKDNLSALMVTYPSTHGVYEEGIDEICKIIHDNGGQVYMDGANMNAQVGLTSPGFIGADVCHLNLHKTFCIPHGGGGPGMGPIGVKKHLAPFLPSHPVVSTGGIPAADKTQPLGTIAAAPWGSALILPISYTYIAMMGSKGLMEASKIAILNANYMAKRLENYYPVLFRGVNGTVAHEFIVDLRGFKNTAGIEPEDVAKRLMDYGFHAPTMSWPVPGTLMIEPTESESKAELDRFCDALISIREEIAQIEKGKADIHHNVLKGAPHPPSLLMADAWSKPYSREYAAFPASWLRVAKFWPITGRVDNVYGDRNLICTLLPASQYVEEQAAATA from the exons ATGGAACGTGCAAGGCGCCTGGCTAACAGGGCAATCCTGAAGCGGCTGGTGAATGAATCCAAGCAATGCAACCACCAGGGCCGCAATGAGTCTGCAACTCTGTTAAACTCTTCTTCTCCTGTTTTGTACAGTCCTTCGAGGTATGTCACATTGTTGTCATCTTTTGCTTCTAGAAATCCCAGATCAGGGATGTTGCTAGGAGGTAAAAATATTGTATTCCATAATGTTTTTGCTGGTTATTATGGTGTTGGGTCACAAGTTCGATCCATATCTGTTGAGTCTTTGAAACCCAGTGATACTTTCCCTCGCCGCCATAACTCTGCCACCCCAGAGGAGCAATCCAAAATGGCTGAGTTATGTGGGTTTGATAATCTTGATTCGTTGATAGATGCAACTGTGCCTAAATCTATTAGAATTGATTCAATGAAGTTCTCAAAGTATGATGAGGGGCTAACTGAGAGTCAAATGATTGAACACATGAAAAAATTGGCATCAAAGAACAAGGTTTTTAAGTCATATATAGGGATGGGGTATTATAACACACATGTTCCACCGGTTATTTTGAGAAATATAATGGAGAATCCGGCTTGGTACACACAGTACACGCCTTACCAAGCTGAGATATCTCAGGGGAGGTTGGAGTCCTTGCTTAATTATCAAACCATGATTGCGGATCTCACTGGATTGCCCATGTCAAATGCTTCATTGCTTGATGAAGGGACTGCTGCTGCTGAGGCCATGGCTATGTGTAATAGTATCCTAAAAGGGAAGAAAAGGACTTTTATTGTTGCAAGCAACTGTCACCCACAAACTATTGATATCTGTAAGACTAGAGCTGAAGGTTTTGACCTTATGGTAGTTACTATGGATCTTAAGGATATCAATTACAAAAGCGGTGATGTTTGTGGGGTTTTGGTTCAGTATCCGGGTACTGAGGGTGAAATTTATGATTATGAGAACTTTATTAAGAACGCTCATGCTAATGGGGTTAAGGTCGTTATGGCAACGGATTTGTTGGCACTAACAGTGTTGAAGCCTCCTGGTGAATTGGGGGCTGATATTGTTGTTGGATCAGCTCAGAGGTTTGGTGTTCCAATGGGATATGGAGGTCCTCATGCAGCATTTTTGGCTACCTCACAAGAGTACAAAAGGTTGATGCCTGGAAGAATTATTGGCGTTAGTGTTGATTCTTCTGGGAAGCCTGCTCTGCGTATGGCGATGCAAACCAGGGAGCAGCATATTCGCAGGGACAAGGCTACCAGTAACATCTGCACTGCTCAA GCCTTGCTTGCAAACATGGCTGCTATGTATGCTGTCTATCATGGACCTGAAGGCCTTAAAGCCATCGCACAAAGGGTTCATGGTCTTGCTGGAGCCTTTGCTCTTGGACTGAAGAAACTGGGAACAGTGGAAGTCCAGGGCCTTCCCTTCTTTGACACTGTAAAAGTTAAGGGTGTTAATGCACATGCAGTAACTGATGCTGCATACAAAAGTGAGATAAACTTGCGAGTCGTAGACGCAAATACT ATCACTGTTTCCTTTGATGAAACAACCACCCTGGAGGATGTTGATAAACTTTTCAAAGTTTTTGCCAGTGGCAAGCCT GTCCCATTCACTGCTGCATCTCTGGCATCAGAAGTTCAGAATGCAATCCCTGGTGAACTAAAAAGGGATAGCCCATTCCTGACCCACACAATCTTTAACAC GTACCATACAGAGCATGAGCTGCTCAGGTATATCCATAGGTTACAGTCGAAGGATCTATCTCTGTGCCACAGCATGATTCCACTGGGATCTTGTACAATGAAACTGAATGCAACATCTGAAATGATGCCAGTAACATGGCCTAACTTTACTGACATTCACCCTTTTGCTCCTACTGAACAGGCTGAGGGTTATCAG GAAATGTTCAATGACCTGGGCGAATTATTGTGTACCATTACTGGATTTGACTCATTCTCATTGCAACCAAATGCTGGTGCTGCTGGAGAGTATACTGGGCTGATGGTTATTCGTGCATATCATAAG TCAAGAGGGGATCATCATCGCAATGTGTGCATTATACCTGTTTCAGCACATGGGACAAATCCTGCTAGTGCTGCCATGTGTGGAATGAAGATTGTTGCTGTTGGAACTGATGCAAAGGGAAACATTAACATTGAAGAGCTTCGGAAGGCTGCTGAAGCCAATAAGGACAACCTATCAGCACTTATG GTTACATATCCTTCCACTCATGGAGTTTATGAAGAAGGTATTGATGAGATATGTAAGATAATTCACGACAATGGAGGTCAAGTATATATGGATGGGGCTAACATGAATGCACAG GTGGGTCTGACAAGTCCTGGTTTTATTGGAGCTGATGTTTGCCATCTCAATCTCCATAAAACATTTTGCATTCCACATGGAGGTGGTGGCCCTGGCATGGGTCCTATTGGTGTGAAGAAACACTTGGCACCATTTCTACCTTCACATCCTGTG GTATCTACGGGTGGCATACCAGCCGCCGATAAAACTCAGCCATTGGGAACCATTGCAGCAGCACCATGGGGCTCTGCACTTATCTTGCCGATATCTTATACTTATATAGCAATGATGGGTTCTAAAGGATTGATGGAAGCTTCGAAGATTGCCATCTTGAACGCAAACTACATGGCAAAGCGTTTGGAG AATTACTACCCCGTTCTTTTCCGTGGTGTAAATGGAACAGTTGCCCATGAATTCATTGTGGACTTGAGAGGCTTTAAG AATACTGCTGGGATCGAGCCAGAGGATGTTGCCAAACGTCTCATGGACTATGGATTTCATGCACCAACAATGTCATGGCCTGTTCCAGGCACCCTTATGATTGAACCCACTGAAAGTGAAAGCAAG GCTGAGTTGGACAGATTCTGTGATGCTCTCATCTCCATTAGGGAGGAAATTGCACAGATTGAGAAAGGAAAAGCTGATATCCACCACAACGTCCTAAAG GGAGCTCCTCATCCACCATCTTTGCTAATGGCAGATGCATGGTCAAAACCATATTCTCGGGAATATGCAGCCTTCCCTGCGTCTTGGCTCCGGGTTGCGAAGTTCTGGCCCATTACAG GACGCGTGGACAATGTGTATGGTGACCGCAACCTTATCTGCACCCTTCTTCCAGCATCACAGTATGTGGAAGAACAGGCAGCAGCTACTGCTTAA
- the LOC110631751 gene encoding glycine dehydrogenase (decarboxylating), mitochondrial isoform X1, producing the protein MERARRLANRAILKRLVNESKQCNHQGRNESATLLNSSSPVLYSPSRYVTLLSSFASRNPRSGMLLGGKNIVFHNVFAGYYGVGSQVRSISVESLKPSDTFPRRHNSATPEEQSKMAELCGFDNLDSLIDATVPKSIRIDSMKFSKYDEGLTESQMIEHMKKLASKNKVFKSYIGMGYYNTHVPPVILRNIMENPAWYTQYTPYQAEISQGRLESLLNYQTMIADLTGLPMSNASLLDEGTAAAEAMAMCNSILKGKKRTFIVASNCHPQTIDICKTRAEGFDLMVVTMDLKDINYKSGDVCGVLVQYPGTEGEIYDYENFIKNAHANGVKVVMATDLLALTVLKPPGELGADIVVGSAQRFGVPMGYGGPHAAFLATSQEYKRLMPGRIIGVSVDSSGKPALRMAMQTREQHIRRDKATSNICTAQALLANMAAMYAVYHGPEGLKAIAQRVHGLAGAFALGLKKLGTVEVQGLPFFDTVKVKGVNAHAVTDAAYKSEINLRVVDANTITVSFDETTTLEDVDKLFKVFASGKPVPFTAASLASEVQNAIPGELKRDSPFLTHTIFNTYHTEHELLRYIHRLQSKDLSLCHSMIPLGSCTMKLNATSEMMPVTWPNFTDIHPFAPTEQAEGYQEMFNDLGELLCTITGFDSFSLQPNAGAAGEYTGLMVIRAYHKSRGDHHRNVCIIPVSAHGTNPASAAMCGMKIVAVGTDAKGNINIEELRKAAEANKDNLSALMVTYPSTHGVYEEGIDEICKIIHDNGGQVYMDGANMNAQVGLTSPGFIGADVCHLNLHKTFCIPHGGGGPGMGPIGVKKHLAPFLPSHPVVSTGGIPAADKTQPLGTIAAAPWGSALILPISYTYIAMMGSKGLMEASKIAILNANYMAKRLENYYPVLFRGVNGTVAHEFIVDLRGFKNTAGIEPEDVAKRLMDYGFHAPTMSWPVPGTLMIEPTESESKAELDRFCDALISIREEIAQIEKGKADIHHNVLKGAPHPPSLLMADAWSKPYSREYAAFPASWLRVAKFWPITGLCFDFIFYLSFLKVNCLVKSFRIAIVFAFCFKDQSSFFLSEKIKLYQTGGHFFKF; encoded by the exons ATGGAACGTGCAAGGCGCCTGGCTAACAGGGCAATCCTGAAGCGGCTGGTGAATGAATCCAAGCAATGCAACCACCAGGGCCGCAATGAGTCTGCAACTCTGTTAAACTCTTCTTCTCCTGTTTTGTACAGTCCTTCGAGGTATGTCACATTGTTGTCATCTTTTGCTTCTAGAAATCCCAGATCAGGGATGTTGCTAGGAGGTAAAAATATTGTATTCCATAATGTTTTTGCTGGTTATTATGGTGTTGGGTCACAAGTTCGATCCATATCTGTTGAGTCTTTGAAACCCAGTGATACTTTCCCTCGCCGCCATAACTCTGCCACCCCAGAGGAGCAATCCAAAATGGCTGAGTTATGTGGGTTTGATAATCTTGATTCGTTGATAGATGCAACTGTGCCTAAATCTATTAGAATTGATTCAATGAAGTTCTCAAAGTATGATGAGGGGCTAACTGAGAGTCAAATGATTGAACACATGAAAAAATTGGCATCAAAGAACAAGGTTTTTAAGTCATATATAGGGATGGGGTATTATAACACACATGTTCCACCGGTTATTTTGAGAAATATAATGGAGAATCCGGCTTGGTACACACAGTACACGCCTTACCAAGCTGAGATATCTCAGGGGAGGTTGGAGTCCTTGCTTAATTATCAAACCATGATTGCGGATCTCACTGGATTGCCCATGTCAAATGCTTCATTGCTTGATGAAGGGACTGCTGCTGCTGAGGCCATGGCTATGTGTAATAGTATCCTAAAAGGGAAGAAAAGGACTTTTATTGTTGCAAGCAACTGTCACCCACAAACTATTGATATCTGTAAGACTAGAGCTGAAGGTTTTGACCTTATGGTAGTTACTATGGATCTTAAGGATATCAATTACAAAAGCGGTGATGTTTGTGGGGTTTTGGTTCAGTATCCGGGTACTGAGGGTGAAATTTATGATTATGAGAACTTTATTAAGAACGCTCATGCTAATGGGGTTAAGGTCGTTATGGCAACGGATTTGTTGGCACTAACAGTGTTGAAGCCTCCTGGTGAATTGGGGGCTGATATTGTTGTTGGATCAGCTCAGAGGTTTGGTGTTCCAATGGGATATGGAGGTCCTCATGCAGCATTTTTGGCTACCTCACAAGAGTACAAAAGGTTGATGCCTGGAAGAATTATTGGCGTTAGTGTTGATTCTTCTGGGAAGCCTGCTCTGCGTATGGCGATGCAAACCAGGGAGCAGCATATTCGCAGGGACAAGGCTACCAGTAACATCTGCACTGCTCAA GCCTTGCTTGCAAACATGGCTGCTATGTATGCTGTCTATCATGGACCTGAAGGCCTTAAAGCCATCGCACAAAGGGTTCATGGTCTTGCTGGAGCCTTTGCTCTTGGACTGAAGAAACTGGGAACAGTGGAAGTCCAGGGCCTTCCCTTCTTTGACACTGTAAAAGTTAAGGGTGTTAATGCACATGCAGTAACTGATGCTGCATACAAAAGTGAGATAAACTTGCGAGTCGTAGACGCAAATACT ATCACTGTTTCCTTTGATGAAACAACCACCCTGGAGGATGTTGATAAACTTTTCAAAGTTTTTGCCAGTGGCAAGCCT GTCCCATTCACTGCTGCATCTCTGGCATCAGAAGTTCAGAATGCAATCCCTGGTGAACTAAAAAGGGATAGCCCATTCCTGACCCACACAATCTTTAACAC GTACCATACAGAGCATGAGCTGCTCAGGTATATCCATAGGTTACAGTCGAAGGATCTATCTCTGTGCCACAGCATGATTCCACTGGGATCTTGTACAATGAAACTGAATGCAACATCTGAAATGATGCCAGTAACATGGCCTAACTTTACTGACATTCACCCTTTTGCTCCTACTGAACAGGCTGAGGGTTATCAG GAAATGTTCAATGACCTGGGCGAATTATTGTGTACCATTACTGGATTTGACTCATTCTCATTGCAACCAAATGCTGGTGCTGCTGGAGAGTATACTGGGCTGATGGTTATTCGTGCATATCATAAG TCAAGAGGGGATCATCATCGCAATGTGTGCATTATACCTGTTTCAGCACATGGGACAAATCCTGCTAGTGCTGCCATGTGTGGAATGAAGATTGTTGCTGTTGGAACTGATGCAAAGGGAAACATTAACATTGAAGAGCTTCGGAAGGCTGCTGAAGCCAATAAGGACAACCTATCAGCACTTATG GTTACATATCCTTCCACTCATGGAGTTTATGAAGAAGGTATTGATGAGATATGTAAGATAATTCACGACAATGGAGGTCAAGTATATATGGATGGGGCTAACATGAATGCACAG GTGGGTCTGACAAGTCCTGGTTTTATTGGAGCTGATGTTTGCCATCTCAATCTCCATAAAACATTTTGCATTCCACATGGAGGTGGTGGCCCTGGCATGGGTCCTATTGGTGTGAAGAAACACTTGGCACCATTTCTACCTTCACATCCTGTG GTATCTACGGGTGGCATACCAGCCGCCGATAAAACTCAGCCATTGGGAACCATTGCAGCAGCACCATGGGGCTCTGCACTTATCTTGCCGATATCTTATACTTATATAGCAATGATGGGTTCTAAAGGATTGATGGAAGCTTCGAAGATTGCCATCTTGAACGCAAACTACATGGCAAAGCGTTTGGAG AATTACTACCCCGTTCTTTTCCGTGGTGTAAATGGAACAGTTGCCCATGAATTCATTGTGGACTTGAGAGGCTTTAAG AATACTGCTGGGATCGAGCCAGAGGATGTTGCCAAACGTCTCATGGACTATGGATTTCATGCACCAACAATGTCATGGCCTGTTCCAGGCACCCTTATGATTGAACCCACTGAAAGTGAAAGCAAG GCTGAGTTGGACAGATTCTGTGATGCTCTCATCTCCATTAGGGAGGAAATTGCACAGATTGAGAAAGGAAAAGCTGATATCCACCACAACGTCCTAAAG GGAGCTCCTCATCCACCATCTTTGCTAATGGCAGATGCATGGTCAAAACCATATTCTCGGGAATATGCAGCCTTCCCTGCGTCTTGGCTCCGGGTTGCGAAGTTCTGGCCCATTACAGGTTTgtgttttgattttattttttatttgtcttTCTTGAAAGTTAATTGCCTTGTTAAATCTTTTAGGATTGCCATCGTTTTTGCTTTCTGTTTCAAGGACCAGTCTAGTTTCTTCCTTTCAGAGAAAATAAAGCTATATCAGACTGGTGGTCATTTCTTCAAGTTCTAG